In Candidatus Microthrix subdominans, the DNA window CGGAGGCTCGACGGCTCGGCACTCGACGAGAGCGCGACGAACTAACAGGGGGAGATCGATGAGCAAGCCATCCGACAAGCGGATCGACTACGCAGGCAGCGTGCACGGCGAGGAGGAGATTGCCGCCGTCGTCGACGTGCTCAGCGGGTCGTCGACAGCGATGCGCATCGGCAAGCACGTCCGCAAGCTGGAGCAACTGGTGGCGGCGACCTTCGACAAGCGGCGCGGGGTGATGGTCAACAGCGGCTCATCAGCGCTGTACCTGGCCATCGAGTTGCTCCGCCCGCAACCGGGCGACGAGATCATCACCTCGCCGGTGACGTTCTCCACCGATATCGCCCCGATGGCCCGGGCCGGCGTGACCCCGGTGTTCGTCGACGTCACGCCCGACACCTACCAGCTCGACACCGATCGGCTGGAGGAGGCGGTCACCGACCGGACCATCGCCATCCTCGTGCCCAACCTGATCGGCAACTGTCCGGACTGGGACGTGATCCGCGAGGTGGCCGACCGCCACGACCTCGTCGTCATCGAGGACAGCTGCGACTGCATGGGCGCCACGCTGCGGGGCACGCCGACCGGCGCCCGAGCGGACATGTCGCTCACCAGCTTCGCCCTGTCGCACATCATCACCGCCGCCGGCACCGGCGGCATGATCTGCCTGGACGACGACGAGTGGGTCGACCGGGCACTCAAGCTGCGCCGCTGGGGTCGCCGAAGCGAGGTGGCGCTGTGGGGCTCCAAACGGGGCGCCCCGGTCGAGGAGGGGGAGCGGCGGTTCTTCTCGCAGCTGCCGGACGGGCAGACCTACGACGACCTGTTCATCTTCGACGAGCTCGGCTGGAACTTTGAGCCGTCCGAGCTGTCGGCCGCGTTCGGTGTGGTGCAGATGGGCCGCCTCGACGGGTTCCTCGAGCGTCGCAAGGCCAACGAGGCCCAGCTCACCGACTTCTTCGGCGGCCACATCGAGCACTTCGTGCTGCCCCGGCTCACCCCCGACATCGACACCGCCTGGCACATGTACCCCATCCAGATCCGACCGGACTCGCCGATCGACCGGGGTGAGTTCCAGCTGCACATGGAGCGGGCGGGCGTGGACACCCGCATGGTGTGGACCGGCAACGCCACCCGTCAGCCGGCTTTTGCCGACATCACGTTCCGCCAGCCGGCCGACGGCCTGCCCAACGCCGACCGTGTGATGGAGACCGGCCTGGTGCTGCCCTGCAACCATGCGATCGACGACGACGGCGTCGCTTACATCTGCGAGACGGTCACCGCCTACCTGGACGGGTTGCCGGCGGGCGGTGCCTAGCATCCGGGCATGGCGCTCACTTCGTATCGCAACGACGGGCTGACCTTCGAGGTCGATGACAGCGGCGGTGCGGCCGAGGCGGTGGTGCTGTTGCACGGCTTCCCCCAGACGCGCACCAGCTGGGCGGGGCTGACGCCGCACCTGGTGGGTGCCGGCTACCGGGTGCTCGCCCCCGACCAGCGGGGCTACTCGCCCGGCGCCCGCCCGAAGCGTCGGCGCGACTATGCGATCGGACGACTGGTCGGCGACGTCCTAGCACTGGCCGATGCGGCCGGACTCAAGCGCTTTCACGTGCTGGGGCATGACTGGGGCGGAGGTGCCGGATGGGCGCTCGCCGAGGCCCATCCCGAGCGGCTGCTGTCGCTGACCTCGCTGTCGACGCCCCATCCTCGGGCGATGGCAGCGTCGATGGTGCGCAGCAACCAGGCCCTCAAGAGCTGGTACATGCTGGCGTTCCAGTTGCCGTGGCTGCCGGAGGCGATCATCGAGTCGAACGCCGGCGGCGAGCGGGTTCGTGGGGCGTTGATCGACGCGGGCATGGCCCCCGCCGAGGCGGACGACAGCATGGAACTGCTGCGCAACGGGGCAGCGCGAGGTGCCCTCGGTTGGTACCGGGCCCTGCCCTTCGCCGGCAGCCAAGAGAGTCGCCCGACCGAGGTGTCCACGCTGTACATCTACAGCACCGGCGATGTGGCGCTCAGCCGCAAGGCGGCCGACCTGACCGAGAACTACGTGCGCGGGCCCTATCGCTACGAGGTGCTCGAGGGCGTCAGCCACTGGATCCCCGACGAGGCCGCCGACACGGTGGCGCCGATGATCCTGGAGCACCTCGCCTGAGGCGGTCATCCGCCCTAATTGTCATTCAAATGTGTCCCGGCGACGTCATAGCGGCGTGTGGACCCAGTTGAAGCTGAAGCGGGGTCAGCCGGTGAAGGCGGCGGTGACCTCGTCCAGCTGGTCCTTGCGGGCGGCGATAGCGACCCGATCGCCGGCAGCCAGCGGACGATCGCCGTCGTACTCGACGACCTCGGGCGTCTGATCGCGGATCACCCCGAGCAGGACGGCCCCGGGCTGCCACGGCACGAGCAGTTCGGACGGGCGGTGGCCGACGCTGGGAGCGCCTTCGAGCACGCGCACCGTGTCGACGATCACCGTGTCGCCTGCGACCTTGGGGTCCTCGGACACGTCGATGGCAAAGCGGGCACCCAGCAGCAGTGCGCCGACCATGACCGACTGCTCCACGGTCAGCTCGGTGGTGTCGACCTCATCTGGGTCATGGCCGGGCTCGCTGATGCCGATCGACCGCTGGCCGTCGAGGTGAGCGACAACGACAAACTGTCGTCCTGGCGAGAGTTCGATCTCGAAGCGTTGCCCCACGCCGGGCAGTGCCTGCTCGCGGACGTTGATGTCCATGCTTGGGCTGCTCATTGGGCGACCCGAGCCTCGATACTCGGCAGTATGCAGTGCTCATCCCGTCGCATGGTTCGACCATAGCCCTGGCGTTTCGT includes these proteins:
- a CDS encoding DegT/DnrJ/EryC1/StrS family aminotransferase, encoding MSKPSDKRIDYAGSVHGEEEIAAVVDVLSGSSTAMRIGKHVRKLEQLVAATFDKRRGVMVNSGSSALYLAIELLRPQPGDEIITSPVTFSTDIAPMARAGVTPVFVDVTPDTYQLDTDRLEEAVTDRTIAILVPNLIGNCPDWDVIREVADRHDLVVIEDSCDCMGATLRGTPTGARADMSLTSFALSHIITAAGTGGMICLDDDEWVDRALKLRRWGRRSEVALWGSKRGAPVEEGERRFFSQLPDGQTYDDLFIFDELGWNFEPSELSAAFGVVQMGRLDGFLERRKANEAQLTDFFGGHIEHFVLPRLTPDIDTAWHMYPIQIRPDSPIDRGEFQLHMERAGVDTRMVWTGNATRQPAFADITFRQPADGLPNADRVMETGLVLPCNHAIDDDGVAYICETVTAYLDGLPAGGA
- a CDS encoding alpha/beta fold hydrolase; the protein is MALTSYRNDGLTFEVDDSGGAAEAVVLLHGFPQTRTSWAGLTPHLVGAGYRVLAPDQRGYSPGARPKRRRDYAIGRLVGDVLALADAAGLKRFHVLGHDWGGGAGWALAEAHPERLLSLTSLSTPHPRAMAASMVRSNQALKSWYMLAFQLPWLPEAIIESNAGGERVRGALIDAGMAPAEADDSMELLRNGAARGALGWYRALPFAGSQESRPTEVSTLYIYSTGDVALSRKAADLTENYVRGPYRYEVLEGVSHWIPDEAADTVAPMILEHLA